One window of Streptomyces sp. NBC_00273 genomic DNA carries:
- a CDS encoding DUF3152 domain-containing protein, whose amino-acid sequence MPPGHSTGRSSRTSPRAQRRAERRKRLRRTIVLGSAALAVASATAYTLLPQDDDAKAAADRAAAKPDPTAGESDDGSANAVPQGGQKSTAPEPSTSPAASPPASPTPSTGTATPTQPGTFKASTTAGKAQGKGTARRWRVEVEDGSGVDPESAARSVEAILGDPRGWTQDPKYGFQLVAAGQPVDFTIKIATPKTTDLLCQVETPELIGETNCSTGHTVVVNLKRWKEGSPQFDGTPEEYRALIVNHEVGHDLGRGHESCPGPGKPAPAMMQQIKGLLGCKSNAWPYDAKGTYLSGPSVS is encoded by the coding sequence ATGCCGCCAGGCCATTCCACCGGTCGCTCCAGCCGCACCAGCCCGCGCGCCCAGCGCCGGGCCGAGCGGCGCAAGCGGCTGCGGCGCACGATCGTCCTCGGCTCGGCGGCACTGGCCGTGGCCTCGGCCACCGCGTACACGTTGCTGCCCCAGGACGACGACGCGAAGGCCGCCGCGGACCGGGCCGCGGCCAAGCCGGACCCGACGGCCGGGGAATCCGACGACGGTTCCGCGAACGCGGTCCCCCAGGGCGGCCAGAAGTCCACCGCCCCCGAACCGTCCACCTCACCCGCGGCGTCTCCCCCGGCCTCGCCCACCCCGTCGACCGGCACCGCGACACCCACCCAGCCGGGCACCTTCAAGGCCTCCACCACCGCAGGCAAGGCCCAGGGCAAGGGGACCGCGCGGCGTTGGCGGGTCGAGGTCGAGGACGGCAGCGGGGTCGACCCGGAGTCGGCCGCCCGCTCGGTCGAGGCGATCCTCGGGGACCCGCGCGGCTGGACCCAGGACCCGAAGTACGGCTTCCAGCTCGTCGCGGCGGGCCAGCCGGTCGATTTCACCATCAAGATCGCCACGCCCAAGACCACGGACCTCCTGTGCCAGGTGGAGACGCCCGAGCTCATCGGCGAGACCAACTGCAGCACGGGGCACACCGTCGTGGTCAACCTCAAGCGCTGGAAAGAGGGTTCGCCGCAGTTCGACGGCACGCCCGAGGAGTACCGGGCACTGATCGTCAACCACGAGGTCGGACACGACCTCGGCCGCGGTCACGAGAGCTGCCCGGGCCCCGGAAAGCCCGCCCCCGCGATGATGCAACAGATCAAGGGGCTCCTCGGCTGCAAGTCCAACGCCTGGCCGTACGACGCGAAGGGAACCTACCTGTCCGGTCCGTCCGTCTCATAG
- a CDS encoding response regulator transcription factor gives MRVVSFSVPAWFPSYEEPGAEERAPHEEAPGCAVPGGPVPDGDRPADAQLTEQESAVFLCLATGASNRELAVELQLSVSTVKFHVVNIRAKLGGISRLQACLLAALAREDTRRAEDTAGSRPGGLSDDGGAAVPR, from the coding sequence GTGCGCGTCGTCAGCTTCAGCGTCCCGGCGTGGTTCCCCTCGTACGAGGAGCCGGGCGCGGAGGAACGGGCGCCGCACGAGGAGGCACCGGGCTGCGCCGTGCCGGGCGGCCCCGTTCCGGACGGGGACCGGCCCGCCGACGCCCAATTGACCGAGCAGGAGTCGGCCGTGTTCCTGTGCCTGGCCACCGGCGCCTCCAACCGGGAACTCGCCGTCGAACTCCAACTCTCCGTCAGCACCGTCAAGTTCCACGTGGTCAACATACGGGCCAAGCTGGGCGGGATCAGCCGCCTCCAAGCCTGCCTGCTGGCCGCCCTCGCCCGGGAGGACACCCGGCGCGCCGAGGACACCGCCGGCAGCAGACCGGGCGGGCTCAGCGACGACGGTGGAGCAGCCGTCCCCCGATGA
- a CDS encoding glutaminase: MDYGPLLERIAADIAPLIGSGTPAEYIPALAAVDRRQFGMAIADLDGNVFGVGDWRVPFSAQSITKVFALALALAEGGDSLWERVGREPSGNPFNSLVQLEYENGIPRNPFINAGALVVTDRLQTLTGDASSELLEFLRQESQNPDIGFDADVAASEQEHGDRNAAVAHFMASYGNIDNPVPALLEHYFWQCSIEMSCADLARAGRFLARHGLRADGTRLLTRSEAKQINAVMLTCGTYDAAGEFAYRVGLPGKSGVGGGIVAVVPGQCTLAVWSPGLDARGNSVAGVAALDRFTTLTGLSVF, encoded by the coding sequence GTGGACTACGGGCCCCTGCTGGAGCGGATCGCCGCCGACATCGCCCCGCTGATCGGCAGCGGCACCCCGGCCGAGTACATCCCGGCGCTCGCCGCCGTGGACCGGCGGCAGTTCGGGATGGCCATCGCCGACCTCGACGGCAACGTCTTCGGGGTGGGCGACTGGCGGGTCCCCTTCTCCGCCCAGTCCATCACCAAGGTCTTCGCGCTCGCCCTGGCCCTGGCGGAGGGCGGCGACAGCCTGTGGGAGCGGGTCGGCCGGGAGCCCTCCGGCAACCCGTTCAACTCGCTCGTCCAGCTGGAGTACGAAAACGGCATTCCGCGCAATCCATTCATCAACGCGGGTGCCCTCGTGGTCACCGACCGGCTCCAGACCCTGACGGGCGACGCGAGCAGCGAGCTGCTGGAGTTCCTGCGGCAGGAGAGCCAGAACCCGGACATAGGGTTCGACGCCGACGTCGCGGCCTCCGAGCAGGAGCACGGCGACCGCAACGCGGCCGTCGCCCACTTCATGGCCTCGTACGGGAACATCGACAACCCGGTGCCCGCGCTGCTGGAGCACTACTTCTGGCAGTGCTCCATCGAGATGAGCTGCGCCGACCTGGCCCGAGCCGGACGCTTCCTGGCCCGGCACGGGCTCCGCGCGGACGGCACACGGCTGCTGACGCGCAGCGAAGCCAAGCAGATCAACGCGGTGATGCTGACCTGCGGGACGTACGACGCGGCGGGCGAGTTCGCCTACCGCGTCGGGCTGCCCGGCAAGAGCGGGGTGGGCGGCGGCATCGTCGCCGTCGTCCCGGGCCAGTGCACCCTCGCGGTGTGGAGTCCGGGCCTGGACGCCCGGGGCAACTCGGTGGCGGGCGTGGCCGCCCTCGACCGGTTCACCACGCTGACCGGGCTCTCGGTCTTCTAG
- a CDS encoding imidazolonepropionase-like domain-containing protein, giving the protein MLTLHTAELLVTGPGSAPLPGGAVLVDGDRIARTGPYEEVAAAHPHARTRRWPGVITPGLVVRGADELLERTYYPDDPYEVTELGADPIRGAAALEALTMTEPRWGHSARRGTQRLLARGVVAVCGRFTIPAVRTAVSRSGLTILPPAAYEGLPALDPFAGRGAAAEAFHGILEAGVPARFAVFAVADEAELLEQGATTCVATVIGGRLLHRRR; this is encoded by the coding sequence ATGCTGACGCTGCACACCGCCGAACTCCTGGTCACCGGGCCGGGATCCGCGCCGCTGCCGGGCGGTGCGGTCCTCGTCGACGGCGACCGGATCGCCCGCACGGGACCGTACGAGGAGGTCGCCGCGGCACACCCGCACGCCCGGACCCGCCGCTGGCCCGGGGTGATCACCCCGGGGCTGGTGGTGCGCGGGGCGGACGAGCTGCTGGAGCGCACGTACTACCCGGACGACCCGTACGAGGTCACCGAGCTCGGCGCCGACCCGATCCGGGGGGCGGCCGCACTGGAGGCGCTGACGATGACCGAGCCGCGGTGGGGCCACAGCGCCCGGCGCGGCACGCAGCGGCTGCTGGCCCGCGGGGTGGTGGCGGTCTGCGGCCGTTTCACGATCCCGGCGGTGCGTACGGCGGTGTCCCGGTCCGGGCTCACGATCCTGCCGCCCGCCGCCTACGAGGGGCTGCCCGCGCTGGATCCCTTCGCCGGCCGGGGCGCTGCGGCGGAGGCCTTCCACGGGATCCTGGAGGCGGGGGTTCCGGCGCGCTTCGCGGTCTTCGCGGTGGCGGACGAGGCCGAGTTGCTGGAGCAGGGTGCGACCACGTGCGTGGCCACGGTCATCGGGGGACGGCTGCTCCACCGTCGTCGCTGA
- a CDS encoding demethylmenaquinone methyltransferase → MTRASLDKQPHEVASMFDGIAAKYDLTNDVISLGQARLWRKEVAKAVGARPGHLVLDLAAGTATSSLPFAATGAYVVPCDFSLGMLMEGKKRHSWLPLTAGDATKLPFKDDAFDTVTISFGLRNVQDTDAALRELYRVTKPGGQVVICEFSQPTWAPFRTVYTEYLMRALPPVARTVVSDPDPYVYLAESIRAWPDQPALAALLQKAGWSKVAWRNLSGGIVALHRGIKD, encoded by the coding sequence GTGACAAGGGCTTCCCTGGACAAGCAGCCGCACGAAGTCGCCTCCATGTTCGACGGCATCGCGGCGAAATACGACCTCACCAACGACGTCATCTCGCTGGGCCAGGCCCGGCTGTGGCGCAAGGAGGTCGCCAAGGCGGTCGGTGCGCGCCCCGGGCACCTGGTTCTCGACCTGGCCGCCGGAACGGCCACCTCCTCGCTGCCCTTCGCCGCCACCGGTGCGTACGTCGTCCCCTGCGACTTCTCCCTGGGCATGCTCATGGAGGGCAAGAAGAGGCACTCCTGGCTGCCGCTGACCGCCGGTGACGCGACGAAGCTGCCGTTCAAGGACGACGCCTTCGACACCGTCACGATCTCCTTCGGGCTGCGCAACGTCCAGGACACCGACGCCGCCCTGCGCGAGCTCTACCGGGTGACGAAGCCCGGTGGGCAGGTCGTCATCTGCGAGTTCTCGCAGCCCACCTGGGCGCCGTTCCGCACGGTCTACACGGAGTACCTGATGCGGGCGCTGCCGCCGGTGGCCCGCACGGTGGTGTCCGACCCCGACCCGTACGTGTACCTCGCCGAGTCCATCCGCGCATGGCCCGACCAGCCGGCGCTGGCCGCCCTGCTGCAGAAGGCCGGCTGGTCCAAGGTCGCCTGGCGCAACCTCAGCGGCGGCATCGTCGCGCTGCACCGGGGCATCAAGGACTGA
- a CDS encoding GNAT family N-acetyltransferase, translated as MTTSPTRPLPAVQLRVPTDEDAHAWHAAFADPDVMEFLGGPAELSAYEEITARQRMHDAQLGYCLWTLVDAQGAVIGFTGAQPWPREKAWGPVGEIEIGWRLDRSAWGQGYAYAAALATLERVRAAGVPHVVAMIDARNARSVAVAERLGMTLAEEFATPAGNPARRYVLDLRGGGE; from the coding sequence ATGACCACCTCGCCGACCCGGCCGCTTCCCGCCGTGCAGCTCCGCGTGCCCACCGACGAGGACGCGCACGCCTGGCACGCGGCCTTCGCCGACCCCGACGTGATGGAGTTCCTGGGAGGTCCCGCGGAGCTGTCCGCGTACGAGGAGATCACCGCGCGCCAGCGCATGCACGACGCCCAGTTGGGTTACTGCCTGTGGACCCTGGTGGACGCGCAGGGCGCGGTGATCGGCTTCACCGGCGCCCAGCCGTGGCCCCGGGAGAAGGCGTGGGGTCCGGTCGGCGAGATCGAGATCGGCTGGCGGCTGGATCGCTCCGCGTGGGGCCAGGGGTACGCGTACGCCGCCGCGCTCGCCACGCTGGAGCGGGTCCGCGCGGCCGGTGTCCCGCACGTGGTGGCGATGATCGACGCCCGGAACGCACGTTCGGTGGCGGTGGCGGAGCGTCTGGGCATGACCCTGGCCGAGGAGTTCGCCACGCCGGCCGGGAATCCGGCCCGGCGCTACGTCCTGGACCTGCGGGGCGGAGGGGAGTGA